A part of Oncorhynchus masou masou isolate Uvic2021 chromosome 30, UVic_Omas_1.1, whole genome shotgun sequence genomic DNA contains:
- the LOC135522376 gene encoding protein FAM110B-like, translating into MKPLTPIGSPSPLRLLNKGPDYLRRQMEGGGQGRSISAVERLEADKAKYVKSQQVINTKQEPVLVPCTPPPPHRRPLTVPGSLTPRLPPRRSSAPFPTLTGPLNVRDENENDDSRKENRRTSVDVEARNRSNANKVTPPSPRTPRTPPSVPLVAPHSAPILRRSTGKRMLRPDSLVIYRQKKECKSLPSGGVILGNSNLEIKGYNFVRRLFQGSMREKSGGGEGDTQKMVISEEKALSRDGDSRMSWTNDKETVDGGQGGPGSRRSSKTDHERSPLPSPGFSCTLEQTKNGVSCVSNGITNGTRNGNGITKGNNVSDHTDNEADIWKRVPPPPPPRRRSGLQRSKSDLLLRCSVALSDQEHFFNYCGLDLDMVDRLGPENFMGGASDVDTLSLVLRSIGGGCGGSEPSEFSRHSGEAGLFQEEVAEKLTTGVSIIERNARVIKWLYSCKNAAQEGPKESTV; encoded by the coding sequence ATGAAACCGCTAACACCCATAGGATCCCCCTCACCTCTAAGGCTCCTCAACAAGGGCCCGGACTACCTGCGTAGGCAGATGGAGGGTGGGGGCCAGGGCCGATCGATCAGTGCTGTTGAGAGACTAGAGGCAGACAAGGCCAAGTACGTTAAGAGCCAGCAGGTCATTAACACCAAACAGGAGCCCGTCCTGGTGCCCtgcacaccacctcctccacaccgTCGTCCCCTCACCGTGCCTGGGAGTCTCACCCCACGGCTGCCACCCCGCCGTTCCTCTGCCCCTTTCCCTACCCTGACCGGCCCCCTCAACGTACGAGACGAGAACGAGAATGATGACTCGAGGAAGGAGAATCGGAGGACGTCGGTGGATGTGGAAGCACGGAACAGGAGTAACGCCAACAAGGTGACCCCACCCAGCCCCAGGACCCCCAGGACTCCACCCTCCGTGCCCCTGGTAGCCCCTCACAGTGCCCCCATCCTGAGGAGGAGCACCGGTAAGCGCATGCTGCGTCCTGACTCCCTGGTCATCTACCGGCAGAAGAAAGAGTGTAAAAGCCTGCCTAGTGGTGGCGTCATACTGGGGAACTCCAACCTGGAGATAAAGGGGTACAACTTTGTCCGCCGCCTCTTCCAGGGCTCCATGCGGGAGAAGAGTGGCGGTGGCGAGGGGGACACCCAGAAGATGGTGATCAGCGAGGAGAAAGCTCTGTCGCGGGATGGTGACTCACGCATGTCCTGGACCAATGACAAGGAGACCGTGGACGGGGGACAGGGTGGGCCGGGTAGCCGGAGATCCAGTAAGACGGACCACGAGCGCTCACCACTGCCCAGCCCTGGCTTCAGCTGTACACTGGAGCAGACTAAGAATGGTGTTAGCTGTGTTAGCAATGGCATCACCAATGGTACCAGAAATGGCAATGGCATCACCAAGGGCAACAACGTGAGTGACCACACTGACAACGAGGCGGACATCTGGAAGCGggtgccgccaccaccaccaccgcggCGGCGTTCAGGACTACAACGCTCCAAGTCAGATCTGCTTCTGCGATGCTCAGTGGCGTTGTCTGACCAGGAGCATTTCTTTAACTACTGCGGGCTGGACCTGGACATGGTGGACCGGCTGGGGCCTGAGAACTTCATGGGTGGGGCCAGCGACGTAGACACGCTCTCATTGGTGCTGAGGAGCATAGGGGGAGGGTGCGGTGGCTCGGAGCCCAGCGAGTTCTCCCGTCACTCAGGAGAGGCGGGGCTTTTCCAGGAGGAGGTGGCCGAGAAGCTGACCACAGGGGTGTCAATCATCGAGAGGAACGCCCGTGTCATCAAATGGCTCTACAGCTGCAAGAACGCAGCACAGGAGGGGCCCAAAGAGTCCACTGTTTAG